From a single Lolium rigidum isolate FL_2022 chromosome 7, APGP_CSIRO_Lrig_0.1, whole genome shotgun sequence genomic region:
- the LOC124672902 gene encoding BTB/POZ and MATH domain-containing protein 2-like encodes MPSMSAALSALRAAGRQHLSASKFVPKFVERQATGSHVFQIDKYAQARRMMPNGERATLSVGRLKNRQHSSFGPKNQTYMGRAGAERPTTDRWPAIGRRIGSVCHGEKIRSDEFRVGGYPNGLTGNRGFVSLYLTHASHAKTGDATARLQFSILDQSCWEPSCTKFSDDYYRFSDTHGPHLSWGFGNFIEHEDLDKEKHLKDDRLMIMCDVTVAGLRADDDHAVAEVEPASPPFDLHGPAGQAIWNTEKPDVEIEAGGETFPVHRRVLEARSPVFKADLSLAPAAAGEGAAALRIDGMDADVCKALLRFIYDEIPSTDLLETAGMAERLLIAADRYKVEKLKHICEKAMLPSVSLSSVADTLALAERHHCPELREACMRFLSSGDNIVALAETDGFEKMKKDCPSALLELLVK; translated from the exons ATGCCGTCAATGTCCGCGGCTCTGTCCGCcctccgcgccgccggccggcagCATCTCTCCGCTTCCAAGTTCGTCCCTAAGTTCGTCGAGAGGCAGGCGACCGGGTCACACGTGTTCCAGATCGACAAGTACGCGCAGGCCAGGAGGATGATGCCCAATGGCGAAAGGGCGACGCTGAGCGTCGGTCGACTGAAAAACAGA caacactCCAGTTTTGGGCCGAAAAACCAGACCTATATGGGCCGCGCGGGAGCTGAGCGACCGACGACCGATCGCTGGCCagcgatcggtcgccggatcgGAAGCGTTTGCCATGGCGAAAAGATCAGATCGGACGAATTCAGGGTCGGCGGCTATCCAAACGGCCTCACGGGAAATCGCGGCTTCGTTTCCCTCTACCTCACCCACGCCAGCCACGCCAAGACCGGCGACGCCACGGCAAGGCTCCAGTTCAGTATACTCGACCAGTCCTGCTGGGAGCCATCGTGCACTAAGTTCTCAGATGACTATTATCGTTTTTCAGATACTCATGGCCCTCATCTCTCTTGGGGGTTTGGAAATTTCATTGAACATGAGGATCTGGACAAGGAGAAGCATCTCAAGGACGACCGCCTCATGATCATGTGCGACGTCACAGTCGCAGGGCTGCGCGCCGACGATGACCACGCAGTTGCAGAGGTTGAGCCGGCGTCGCCACCGTTCGACTTGCATGGGCCAGCTGGACAAGCCATCTGGAATACCGAAAAACCGGACGTGGAGATCGAGGCCGGTGGGGAGACGTTCCCCGTCCACCGGAGGGTGCTTGAGGCCCGGTCCCCTGTCTTCAAGGCAGATCTCTCCCTCGCCccagcggcggccggcgagggagCTGCTGCACTACGCATCGATGGCATGGATGCTGACGTGTGCAAGGCTCTGCTCCGGTTCATCTACGATGAGATACCCAGTACGGACTTGCTAGAGACCGCTGGGATGGCGGAGCGGCTGCTCATTGCGGCGGACAGGTATAAGGTGGAGAAGCTTAAGCACATCTGCGAGAAGGCGATGCTGCCGAGCGTCAGCCTGAGCTCCGTGGCTGACACCCTCGCGTTGGCAGAGCGGCATCATTGCCCCGAGCTGAGGGAGGCATGCATGCGGTTCCTCTCTTCTGGTGACAACATTGTAGCACTTGCGGAGACGGATGGTTTTGAGAAGATGAAGAAAGATTGCCCCTCTGCTCTGCTGGAGCTGCTCGTCAAATAG